The Pseudomonas moraviensis genome contains the following window.
CGTGCCGCGACTGAGGTACACCGGCAGATTGTAGCGCCGAGACAGCAAACCCACGCCATGCACGTGGTCGGCATGTTCGTGGGTCACGAGTATCGCGCTCAGTTGCGCCGGGTGCACACCCAGGCGCAACAGACGTCTTTCGGTTTCCCGCAGGGAAAAACCACAATCCACCAGCACGTACGTATCGGCACTGGCGATCAGCGTGCCGTTCCCTTGGCTACCGCTGCCGAGAACGGCAAAACGCATATCGGATCAGCCCAGGTTGTCCTGAATCACGCTCAGCACTTTACGCGCGACATCGGCCGGCGCGACGGTGTTGATGTTCTTTTCGACGGTGACCTGGATGTTCTCGCCCACCTTGCTCAGGCGAACCTGATAACGCTCGGCGCGGGCTTCGACTTCTTCCTTGCTCGGCGCGCTGCCGAACAGGCCGCTGAAGAAGCCAGGCTTGTCGTCTTTGTTCTCGGCTTTTTCGGCCAGGTTGATGTAGTACAGGCCCAGGCTGCGGTTGATGTCTTCAACGCGCCATTCGCCCTGTTCCAGCGCACGGCCGACGCTCGACCAGGCGCGGTCCAGATCGGTACCGACGTTCAACACCGGGTTGCCGCTGCCGTCTTCGCTGAGGCTGACGCGGCTCGGTGCATCGAAATCACGCGAGGCCAGCATCGACACCGAACCACCCTTCTCGGAGGTGCGGCTCATGCTCGCGAGCATGTCGTCGACCAGCGCAGCGTCCAGGCCAGTGTTGACCGAACGGTTGGTGAAAGCCACGTCGGCCGTGCTGCCGGCAGGACGCTCGGCGCTGACCACGTAGATTTCACTGGTGTTGCGCTGCACGCCCGGCTCGATGCGT
Protein-coding sequences here:
- the bamC gene encoding outer membrane protein assembly factor BamC encodes the protein MKRMAGLSALALIISSTSGCGWVWGPEGYFRDRGSDYLQAQQTAPMQLPTDVSTAKRLDPLLPIPRNVADDTATGEYVVPRPQPLSAVADATDYSLQKSGDSRWVVAQHPPAEVWPVALQFFQDNGFRLDEQRPQTGEFTTTWQHSDELSASMAKRLSAAGIASDSETRVRVRIEPGVQRNTSEIYVVSAERPAGSTADVAFTNRSVNTGLDAALVDDMLASMSRTSEKGGSVSMLASRDFDAPSRVSLSEDGSGNPVLNVGTDLDRAWSSVGRALEQGEWRVEDINRSLGLYYINLAEKAENKDDKPGFFSGLFGSAPSKEEVEARAERYQVRLSKVGENIQVTVEKNINTVAPADVARKVLSVIQDNLG